The region ACGTACCTCCTACGTGTATCTATGATGCAGAGCACCGCATCGATCAATCTTTGAAGATGACGGTGTCGGCGATGGCCATGAGCGGGCCAAGGCAGTCGGGCGCGAACTTGCGCGCGAACATGTGCTCATAGGTGGAGCTGTTGGACTGGCGTAGCTCGGCGATGAGCCGCGGCGACACCTCTGGCGCGGAATACGTGTGCGGGTGGCCCTCGAAGCTGTCGGTCCAGTTGACGCGCGTGAGCGTGTACCGGGTGCAGCCGGCGGGGTCGGCCATGTCGAGAAGCGTCGGGAAATAGTGCTCCTCCGGGTAGCACGAGTCCTGCGACTCCGGCAGGCACGGCTCCCTAAACTTTCGCCAGAGACGGCGCTCGCGGACGACTAGCACGGCGTGGCGGCGGGCCAGCGTGAAGAACTGGGAGCCGATGCGGAACCGGTCGAAGGGCACCTCCGGGAGCATGGCGTCGTCACCGCGCGCCACGTAGCGCGCGGGCATCTGGGGCTCGCCGGTGAGCACCTCGATATAGCTCGGGAGGCGGTGGTGGTGCGCGGCCTTGGGCGGGAAGAGCGCCTCGTAGAGCCGCGGGAAGGAGTGGAGCGGGACGCAGTGCTGCGAGAGCAGCGCGAAGTAGGCGTTGGCCGGGTCGTCGAGTAGCGCGGCGACAAGCAGCCGCCGCGCCGCAGCGATGAGGCTCGGGTCCCCGCGCCGCGTCGGCTTGGCCGCGACGAAGCGGCCCCGGAAGGAAGGCGTAGGGGGGAGCCGCAGCCGCACCGCCGGGTCTGCGTGCACGTAGACGTTGAACTGGTCAGCGTGCCCCGCGAAGAAGCGCTCCCAAAGCGGCGCGAAGGTGAGGTCGGAGTTGGTCAGGAACATGAACGCCACCTTGGACGCCACCGCCgcgccctcgccggcgtcgagcgtcACGCGCCGGTATAGCGCGAGGTCCTCCGGTCCCTCCTcaactcccgcccctccgccgctgaTCCCCGCAGCACCAccagcggcggccggcggcgcctcctcgtccccaaccaccacggccagcggcagcggcggcgacgcCGTGCGAGGGGCCAGGACGAGCAGCGCCGTGAGCGAGGCGAAGAGCAGGAGGGACAGCACCATCGGCGACGACGCCGTCATGGCGATTAATTCCGGCCACTAATCCCGCACGAAATCGAGGGGAAATCACAATCGACGGACCGAATCGGGGGTCAGAACCTCATCCCGGCGATCAGAATCGAGGGTTTCTATAG is a window of Triticum dicoccoides isolate Atlit2015 ecotype Zavitan chromosome 2B, WEW_v2.0, whole genome shotgun sequence DNA encoding:
- the LOC119363808 gene encoding glycosyltransferase BC10-like, coding for MTASSPMVLSLLLFASLTALLVLAPRTASPPLPLAVVVGDEEAPPAAAGGAAGISGGGAGVEEGPEDLALYRRVTLDAGEGAAVASKVAFMFLTNSDLTFAPLWERFFAGHADQFNVYVHADPAVRLRLPPTPSFRGRFVAAKPTRRGDPSLIAAARRLLVAALLDDPANAYFALLSQHCVPLHSFPRLYEALFPPKAAHHHRLPSYIEVLTGEPQMPARYVARGDDAMLPEVPFDRFRIGSQFFTLARRHAVLVVRERRLWRKFREPCLPESQDSCYPEEHYFPTLLDMADPAGCTRYTLTRVNWTDSFEGHPHTYSAPEVSPRLIAELRQSNSSTYEHMFARKFAPDCLGPLMAIADTVIFKD